Proteins encoded within one genomic window of Gambusia affinis linkage group LG23, SWU_Gaff_1.0, whole genome shotgun sequence:
- the LOC122826647 gene encoding potassium voltage-gated channel subfamily A member 5: MEIALVSFENGGAKGSGGGGGGGGNAEESCRNALEVPQPGFVQSGLGEEFGKELNTRGSPQQQQHHQQQQQRSPWKINDMNNTLSCSENAMDALLRADHSPHLFDEDMLDMDMDTESNERVLINIAGLRYETQLGTLNQFPDTLLGDPAKRIKYFDPLRNEYFFDRNRPSFDGILYFYQSGGKIRRPVNVSIDVFADEIRFYQLGEEAMERFREDEGFIKEEEKPLPQNEFQKQVWLIFEYPESSSPARGIAIVSVIVITISIITFCLETLPEFRDERELAVSSRLDNSTVPRPSVTFTDPFFIIETTCVIWFTFELIVRFFACPSKSEFSKTIMNIIDIMSIMPYFITVGTELAEQQGQEHQNGQQAMSLAILRVIRLVRVFRIFKLSRHSKGLQILGQTLKASMRELGLLIFFLFIGVILFSSAVYFAEADEPESHFSSIPDAFWWAVVTMTTVGSLKDDHSGGAESPEVKRKGSRTSVKSQDVEKNESDGASVEKANIKANSSMDFKKSLYAFCLDTRETDL; encoded by the coding sequence ATGGAGATAGCCTTGGTGAGTTTTGAGAACGGCGGCGCTAAGGGgagcggcggcggcggaggAGGCGGCGGCAATGCCGAAGAGAGCTGCCGGAACGCACTGGAGGTCCCTCAGCCGGGGTTTGTTCAAAGTGGACTGGGAGAGGAGTTCGGTAAGGAGCTGAACACCCGGGGGAgtccccagcagcagcagcaccaccagcagcagcagcagcgcagcCCCTGGAAGATCAACGACATGAATAacactctgagctgcagcgaGAACGCCATGGATGCGCTTTTACGCGCGGACCACAGTCCCCACCTGTTCGACGAGGACATGCTGGACATGGACATGGACACCGAGAGCAACGAGAGGGTCCTCATCAACATCGCCGGACTTCGGTATGAAACCCAGCTGGGTACCCTCAACCAGTTCCCGGACACTTTACTGGGAGACCCGGCCAAGAGAATCAAGTACTTCGACCCTCTCCGGAACGAGTACTTCTTCGACCGTAACAGACCCAGCTTCGACGGGATCCTCTACTTCTACCAGTCCGGTGGGAAGATCCGTAGACCCGTGAACGTCTCGATCGATGTGTTCGCGGATGAGATCCGGTTCTACCAGCTGGGAGAAGAGGCCATGGAGCGGTTCCGAGAGGATGAAGGGTTCAtcaaggaggaggagaagccgCTGCCGCAGAACGAGTTCCAAAAGCAGGTTTGGCTCATCTTCGAGTACCCGGAGAGCTCCAGCCCGGCGCGGGGCATCGCCATCGTTTCCGTGATCGTTATCACCATCTCCATCATCACCTTCTGCCTGGAGACGCTGCCGGAGTTCCGGGACGAGCGGGAGCTGGCGGTCAGCAGCCGGCTGGACAACAGCACCGTGCCTCGGCCATCCGTCACCTTCACCGACCCCTTCTTCATCATCGAGACCACCTGCGTCATCTGGTTCACCTTCGAGCTGATCGTGCGCTTCTTCGCCTGCCCGAGCAAGTCCGAGTTCTCCAAGACCATCATGAACATCATCGACATTATGTCCATCATGCCTTACTTTATCACGGTGGGCACGGAGCTGGCGGAGCAGCAGGGCCAGGAACACCAGAACGGCCAGCAGGCCATGTCGCTGGCCATCCTGAGGGTCATCCGCCTGGTCCGGGTCTTCCGGATCTTCAAGCTCTCGCGGCACTCCAAGGGGCTGCAGATCCTGGGTCAAACCCTCAAGGCCAGCATGCGGGAGCTGGGTCTgctcatcttcttcctcttcatcgGGGTCATCCTCTTCTCCAGCGCCGTGTACTTTGCGGAGGCCGACGAACCGGAGTCCCATTTTTCCAGCATCCCGGACGCCTTCTGGTGGGCAGTGGTCACCATGACGACAGTGGGCAGCCTGAAGGACGACCACAGCGGGGGGGCGGAGAGCCCAGAGGTGAAGCGCAAAGGCAGCAGGACGTCGGTGAAGTCTCAGGATGTGGAGAAGAACGAGTCCGACGGCGCTTCGGTGGAGAAGGCGAACATTAAAGCCAACAGCAGCATGGACTTCAAGAAATCCCTTTACGCGTTTTGTCTTGACACGCGGGAGACGGACCTGTAG